tatttagaatcgaaaattacagctacacttattttaaatttgtgaaaaatgaaattatatgatttttctcataagtgattaacatgaatgtatatgaaatttaatatacgcgctcttaatggcaATTTCAAATGCTTAGTATATTAATTCTCATGAACATGGGTATATTAgggttactttttttaaaagtaacttgtgacgtaacttagttacgatttttgCAGTAACTTGTAACTTAATTTTGGTTACTTTACAGTTACTTTGTGttttttgtatatcttttttgtatggtcaatttacatttttttctaataaaaaagaaagaaacactCGGATTTGAAAGTCGCGCGGTTTTAGAACTTTCGGGTTTTCGTATTCTTCGGCCAATCAGAAATCTGTACGGCAAAAACACCCACTCAGCCACGTTATATATTGCTGTTCACTGGACAAAATATCTGGctagttttttatttactaaacgaATCCctgttttttgaaataatattttgatgaattattaGTATGTTTACtgtaataatacaataataataaacaatgttattaatcttgtattaattatgtttatttgtaaatcaaaaattaaggaagagaaaaagttactttttaggtaacttgaagttactttatCTAGTATCTGTGGCGATTTACAGTTACAAGTGacgtaactgtaactagttacttttttcgtgaagtaacgtaactttaactagttactcaaaaaaatgtaacttaccCAACACTGGTCTAAACATGGAGCTATATGCgtgttcttaaaaataaattatattttttagtcgaactTAAAAAAGATAGTCCAAATTTCtttagactaatttttaaaaaggcgCTTGGTGTGAAtgctaaaaaatgaattgaaaagaaGGTAGTTTGGAAGtctaatttataattatgaattttttgaaagtttttattctgGTACATCAAAcgcttcataaaaaaaaagatttcatctCGTTTCAAGAAGAGCGGTAAGAATATTTTTAGCTTCTgcacgcgcgcgcgcgtgtgtgtgtgtgtgtgtgtttaaaaaACTAACGCGCTGAGAGTGCAGCGCTCATGCTGCGGAAACTATCAGTTCCGGGAATGTCGTAAATCGGGGGTTCTCAGATCTAGAATTGagtataagtaaattttaaatcgcAAAATTTCGAATTATTGTACAATGCGATTTTTCCACTTTAAATacaaagatgttaaaaaatttgaatcaaagcACATATAGAAGACAACGAGATATGATAAGCAATTAAACATAgctcattccaatttttttaatttcaagcaatcttaattaaatattgttcGAAAGCGAAGCATATTCAAAACGAAACATTGTTCAATATTGTACaccattacaaattaaaaaacttttcagtagcaACGTTTCAGGAAttaaactttaactttaaaatgaaGACCATTCAAAATTGagcaattaaagatttaaaaaattgtatttcgaacaaattcaacatttttaaaacagtcTTGAAGATTCAAACATTTATAGATGTAAAAACttgataaaattgatcaattaaatatttaaaaattcaatattttcggtttttgaattcaaaaattattaatgatctATTGCAAGTTTTGTTAtaaaactaaaatcataaattactaCTCAGCATGATCGCGTCCGCGACGTAATGCTTATTGTTGgcactatttatttattttaaatcgacGCGCTCTTTTCgttacatgcgcagttgaaaggGTTACTTTCCGGGGGCACATCGATACAAAAGACCGAAGCAGCCAATGAAAATCGCTTGGCAAAAATAACCTAAAGGTCGCGTTAGAGGTGGGGGCCCTTCGTATATGCCTTTCGTGaatatcatgaaaaatatttttatttgtatttgcattttcgagacttttctagcaaaaaaaagaaacattttcagaaaattggcAGTTACCTCCTTTTGCCTTTCCACACTTCATTCAGTGGGAACTTCCTTCTTTAAAACTTCTGTGTAAATAACATATcactaaagaattatttaaatacttcttttattttgtatcATTCTCTACCATCTATTTAAACTTAATagataatatttaactttttgtgttATCGCAGTGATCGGACAACTATTAGGTAccaaattaaattgataattcagaaaaataaaaatatctaagaaattgaaaaattgtttatctacattaaataattcaatgttcCAGCAAGAAACCCGAAAAATGCAAAACCGAGAAAGAATTAACACAATGTGTAACGTATACTATACGTTCATCACTAGTAATGCAccctttcagaaatttttcatcatttcggcggaaaatttcaatgaaaagtttcaaagtgagtaaaacttatgaaattttagaattaaacaacATAACCTAAATTATAGATACAACCGACgctatttcggaatattttcagggttcataataataataataattacttttcttgttTTCCTTGGTCTAAAGTgccaaatttactaaaaaaatttcattatttaaatttccataagTTTCCTCCACATCGCGCTCATCAAAAATGTCCTACTTCCAAATATTCAAAGTGAAAGTTTCCGATTGAAGCATTTTACGGCACATTAATGTAATATTACCTTCTGCTTTATAAGTTTTGACTTTTGtagtaagttttatttttaatggagcATTCTTTGCTAGATAACTTAGCTTTGCTTTGACATCGTGACAAATTGCTACTGAAATAagattcgtgtttttttaaataactcaaacaTGAATATCGTTTATGCAGTCTGCATAGAATTGCTGCAGCCATCGGCAGTTATTTGCAATACACAATGTGGACACATATTTCATTTGGAATGTTTGACTCGTTGGCTGCAAAGGTACAAGCTTcgtttagttaaatatttcagaataactAACTGCAAAAACATTATGTAAATTGTTTTGCGatgttttgtcttttaaaaagtctaacaaaaaattaattattagcaaacaAACATGTCCGCAATGTCGAAGAAATGTTACTGCAAACAAAATAAACAGGGTTTATTTAACTTTTGTGAATAACGGTGGAGTCGAAGAAGAGATTGAAATATTGAGAAGCAGCGTGGAAGGTTTGGAGCAGGAATTGGCCCTAAAACAAAAGGACCTGGATTGTCAGAACTTAACAGCAAATATGTTATATTATATACAAGTTCGGTGTCTTCGTAAAGAAAACACAAAATTGAAGAAAGAAAGATTATCGTTAAAGAGTactattttttcacagaaaaagcaagaacaattaatatttaatgatatggaaaaattgagaaaaaacctTGAATTATACAGCAAGTAAgtgttttatttattacaaactactttttaattaattattataaactattgTTCAAGAAAGTTATTGTCTCTATTGTAGTATTTCCAGAAATAAAGGTTCAACAATTATTAGGTCTGCAAATCAATTCTAtgccttcccagtgggcacaaaatttggcgacgtctttacgatatcgttacgacgtctttacgatatcgttacgaagtctttacgatatcgttacgacatctttacgataaccttacgacaccctatgtccatgtctttgtagtgcctttacgatatcgtaaagacatcatcagaacataggacatatttacgatatcgtgaagacgaCTTAAcgccatggacataggacgtcgtaacgatgtcgtaaagacgtcgccaaattttgtgcccaatgggtttATTTTTATGTCTTATAACTCTTggttaaacttgaattttatccACTATGTCCTAACGTTGACCAATGCGTTTCAGTcacctctttctttttttttttcattggaatTCAAAAATAATGCAGTGTTAAATTTTCCTTGTTAGATACCAATGTATTCACTACTGATTTTTTATGTTAAGTCCGCAGGTCCGCCACctgttatattttgttttacagcTTGAGGGTCGACCTTCAAATCTACCTTCAGGCAGGAAAATTCAAGTTTGTCCAAGAGTTACAAGGCATAAAAAAAGGCAAGcaacccagtgggcataaaatttggcgacgtctttacgacatcgttgcgacaactttacgatatcctatgtccatgtcgttaaggtgtctttacgattttgtaaacacgtcgtatgatctgacgatgtatttacgatatcgtaaagacaccgaaacgacacggacataggatgtcgtaaaaatgtcgtaaagatgtaacgatgtcgtaaagacgtcgccaaattttgtgcccactgggaattaaTGTGTAGACCTAATATAAAACTTTTGCTGTATTTCAGTGTAAAATATTTGGTGAATTGTGCTATAGATGATTTGAAGGAAATCGTGAGTGAGACAGAATCTCGTGAAACTTTAATTACTTATATCAAGGTTATGAAACTGAGGACGCTAGAATTACAACAATCCATTATTTCGGTATCTCACGAGCGAGACTTATTGTCTTAACAGCTACAGCGAAAAAAATCGATGCCTGAAATATTTTCCGTTGTAGTAAAGGCAAAAAAACCGAAATCGGAGGAAAATATTATAGACGAGATACTAATAATTGATCtgacataaatttaaattaatataata
The sequence above is drawn from the Belonocnema kinseyi isolate 2016_QV_RU_SX_M_011 chromosome 7, B_treatae_v1, whole genome shotgun sequence genome and encodes:
- the LOC117176765 gene encoding E3 ubiquitin-protein ligase TRAIP-like — protein: MNIVYAVCIELLQPSAVICNTQCGHIFHLECLTRWLQSKQTCPQCRRNVTANKINRVYLTFVNNGGVEEEIEILRSSVEGLEQELALKQKDLDCQNLTANMLYYIQVRCLRKENTKLKKERLSLKSTIFSQKKQEQLIFNDMEKLRKNLELYSNVKYLVNCAIDDLKEIVSETESRETLITYIKVMKLRTLELQQSIISVSHERDLLS